The genome window AATGACATGTTCTACTAACTTTAACTTTCTAAAGTGTTTTCTAAAGTATTATAAATAATGATGATGTGTCGTGCCACGGGGTTAGTAACTCTAGCCATGTAGATAAGATGTTGGAAGATAAAGATGTACATTTGTAACATTATAAACTGGATATTGATGTATCTTGCCACATTAGAGCAAATAATGAAAGTTCGGGGAATCAAGTGACTTAACATTCAAGTTCGGGGACCTAAGTGACACAATATGTCAAGTTGGGAACCCTAAATGATTCAGACATGACATGTCACGTCGTCATCTGGTTTTGCAAACCCGGCTTTGTGTTGATTTACATGGCCGAACAAAGTTCAAGGACCCGCTTGCCAGGTTTTCTGAGTTCAAGGACTAAGTGACATAACGTACCAAGTTCGGAAACCGCTAGTAATgtactttgctctagaaaaaagtAGATCATCGTAGGTGGACGTACATATGTCACGAATCGAAAAGAAGCTGCGCAGCTATAGCCGGCTGTAGCCGTAGGGAATTTTATTCACGCACGTATAGCAACGTAAGACGACACAAATAGATAATACAGTAGTACGTATATATAATCGTTCGAGCTGCGGTCATGAATTGACGTTGCGCGTGAGGCTCTCCTTGAGACCGTCAAGGTAGTCGTGGACGGTGACGTAGTTGACGTCCGGGTAGAGCTCCGTGGCCTCGACGCCGCCGGCCTCGGCGTCGACGGTCTGGTCGCAGACGCCGGCGACGACGGTGGCGTGCACCATGGCCAGCTGGAAGTTGAGCGGCAGCGGCGAGTCCCTGATCCTGTTGACGAGCTCCTCGTCGGGCATGTAGTACTTGTCCAGCGCCCTCCCCGTCTTGTCCTCCCAGAGGCGCACCAGGTGGGCGAGCGAGCAGGTGTTGGCCGGCGGCCGCAGGTAGAGGGTCTTGTCGAGCGCCCGCGGGTCGTCCACGGCCCTCACCGTGACCGCGGCCATGTCCGCCTCGTGCACGAAGATGGCGCGCGTGGCGTCGTCCCCGAAGACGGTGGCCCTGGTGGCCGGAAGCCCGTCGGCGTGGGGGTCACCGAGGCGCGGCAGCACGAAGCCGTGCGCCCAGTAACTGCAGACGAAGGTGTGCGGGATCCCGGCGGCTCTGATGGCCTGGCGGACCCGGACCTTGGCCAGCACGATGCTCCGCGCCGGCTCCAGCACCGCCGCTGATCGCGCGGCCTGCTCCACGTCGCACCCGTACTCGGACGGCACGAACCGCTTGACGCTGCCGCCTGCTTCCTTGATGGCTGCCACAATCCTGAGCTGGCCGTCTTCTAGGTCATGCGGTCCGTGGTGGCCGACGGCGGAGATGACCACGTCAACCTGGTGGAACGCCGCCACCAAGCTCTCGTGGTCGTAGATGTCACCCTGCATGTGCATGATTAATTAGGGCTGCATGCTCTACCTCTGCTGGTGTTCATAGTGTACGTACTCCAATAACGGTTGCTCCGCTGGCCTTGATGGTCTCGAGAAGCTCTAGCTTGCTGCTGCTGGCTGGGCGGACGAGCACGGCCGTGGGGTGGCCGGCGGCGAGGCTGGCCTTGACGAGGTGCTGCCCCATCATCCCCGTACCACCAATGACCAGTATCCTGCTGCTGTTATTACCCAAGGACGACGAGAACGACGACTCCATGTTGTCTATTTGTGAACGAAGAGATTTTATCAGGAATAAACTGCATCCATCCATGGGGATGCATGGTGGATCTCTTTATACACGCGCGTGTATTCTTATATTATCTTCACTTTCTAATCTAAACTCATCATTGTCAACAGCGTAACTAGCCCGCCTGCCCTCTGACATTTGACGATACACATTATTAATTATACTATTCAGTCACAGCTTAATTTGAACTAGCTAGTACTCTATTTTTTTTATCGAACTTTCGAGAAGAAATAGAAAACTCCTCTCTCGTAGAGAAACATGCACATGCGCAGCTTGATTTCGTCGAGAGAGATGCAATCAACAAGAAGAGAATTATAAAATATAGATAGGAATTATAATTTTAATCAATTAGACGACTTAGGTATATTTTTTGTTTACAGTACGGAATTAATTAACTCGCACATGCATTACGAATACGAACGGCAATAGTGTCTTGTGTTAGTTTCACAGTTTGTGTGTGTACACTAATCCAGTATATTATAACTTTAGCTGCGGTCGTAAGACTATCTGCAAGTTTACCAAATTTACCTAAAAACATTGTTTTGCTCTGTTCTATAACGTAGGTTATATTGTTTATTTGTAAGGGAAGTTTGAATATAGATATATGAATGAGTAAACTGTTAAAGATAGTTTAAGTGGAAAAACGTATGCATGGTATCATTTGAATACACACgtatatgtatgtatgtatgaccAGCAGAAACGCACGAAAACTACTGTGCAACACGAAGAAGAAAACAGGAGCGAGCTGAGGACGACAGCAAAGACAAATGCACGCGACTGCATGCATACATGCGAGAAAGAACACGCCTGCTGGCATATGCACATAAGGAAAATCATGATTTTACTGGCTTTTTAAATAGCCTATCAAAATCGATTAATCTTAACGGTCAAGATTTAGTGACGACAATAACATAATTACTCCCTCCGTTCATGACATCGTtgactttttttatttttttgaatacttgtcttattcaaaaataataataagttatcatttatttttttgTGATTTATTTTATTGTTTAAAATAGTTTGTGATTGatttttaaaattttatatttttgaaaaaatattttgaataagacgagtgatCAAAGTTTTCCAAAAAAtcaacggtgtcatatatttgtgaacggagGTAATACCCCTCCTTTTATAAATATATGAAACagttgattttttttaaaaaactttGATCACTCACCTTATTCAATAAAATAATAAGTTATCATTTACAtttttgtgatttgttttattatttaatatagtttgtgcttgacttaaaattttacatttttaaataaatattttaaatgAAGACAAGTGGTTAAAGTTTTTTAAAAAATTAACAGTGTTATATATTTGTGAACAGAGGTGGTATATTTATCGGGTCACCAACAAACACTAGCTACTAGTCTACTAGTAATTTCTGTGTGTGCTCATCCCTTTCATGCCAAGCAACTTGCGCGCGTCATTTATCCTGAAGTCCTTCGTGAGTGCATACGGCCTGTGCTCACACATTTCTTGCCACTTGCCGGCCGGTCGTCGATCGGCTGCTGTGCGGCGCCGCCACTCCATTAATAGTCGTGACATTTTTTTTGTCTTTTATAACACCAATTTGTCGAAACATAATATTTATATCCACTCACCTACTGCGAATGTGAATTTCTACATCGGCTAAAAAACCCAAAGAAAAATTGATATGTAGTGAATGCATGCAAGCCAATCAATAAATCTGTGTTGCTGCGAATAGTAACGGTTACATCAGATGGAGATTGTATACAAGACGATgacattctctctctctctctctctctctctctctctctctctctctctctctctctctctctatatatatatatatatatatatatatatatatatatatatatatatataatgataATATGGTCCCTTGTGTTTGTCAAGATATGAATGTGACCAGACATATATATATCGATCCCCCTCAACTCAGCATTGTACCACGACGACACGACGTCCCATAGCGTTTGTTTGTCATTATAAGCCATTTCAGCGACATATATGTGTATCGTTAATTTGTGTTGTTGCTAATAGTGGCAGTTACGTCGGATATGGATAGAGATACATGCAGCACAACACTACAGACGGGACGACACAGACTCATAGACGACGCTACGACACAGACTCATAGACGACACTGTTGGGCACTAAAATGGATGACCGGAGGGTCCATGCTCGTGGTGTGGATGGTACGTGTCCACAGGATCAATTAGTGTTTCGAGTTTCTTGTGTGATTTGTTAGCTATAATCGCAGATTTAGGTCGGGATATGGATTGAAACGGATCCGGaccttgttgaataattagaaaatttccagattaaattccgaatataaatcatgaccaaatcagaagaactgaagtaaAAAGTTAAATCAGATGATGTGTACTGATCagacatactgatagatggcgcggaccggaatcagcagggtcgacgacgtcgaagcagCGGGGTTGATGATCAGCGGGGTCGACGATGTTAGAAGATCACGAACAGTCACGTGAGGAcgtttcccaaaaaccttattcgccctttcccggtgcaggatctcgaAGGCGAAGGGTTCCGAAGACCTGCTCTCCCGATCATAGATGCACGTCAGCggtcgggatgaagagaactgAAGGCGGCGCAGTTGTGAACAGAGGCGAAAGCGAAAACTGGGATAATTTGGATGCTGGCTATCAGGCGCCTTTTATAGGACCGAGTCCGCGAACAGATAACTATCTGTGATCCGATCTGCACACGAAAATCTCGTGTTCAgtttagattttatagcgatcggttaggattttAAACTTAACAGCCAAGCAACCAAAAAATAAAACGGCAAAAGAAAGCCgcacccccgcaaggcgaggggccggattttgacggaccattcacgcgcatgtggctctccacactctctcctctcatccatgacttggtgagtgagtgtggcctcCATATTTAAACTAGTTCCACTCCACTTGGACTAGCAATATGACACTATTGGTTCCACCATTCCTTAGCCATACacatatatgggcttttgagattttcctagaatttaattgaatttctcaattgggcatagctcataaatcctaacaatctcccaccagatctcaaatgcccatttgCAGTTttgccactgttcactactgtttaatatactagtgtttcagtagagactgttaagttgaacttccgcctagaactccaagttacaccaacccacaacttggacaatggactatgccttgaattgcaagttttgtgtgaatgggtttcacttaaagccatgaccagtacttggctactaGTAGTctccttctcgggtggagcatatacgtcgtactctaAGGTCTCTTCACGAGTTTACTAAagatcacccagatctcatagactgcaacgttagacagtctaactcatataggtgtgttctttcaagaatgttctgcaggacaacatctttgctaatacaagccaacaaaacacattatggcacaaagccaacctgccttacaacatttgagagtattgcatctttacttagagagggtcaaaggttactctcctcagttcaccaatggctttgTCGGTATCCTGGAAATGGGGTACccgttactacagtatgaaggcgctgTGTCCATGCAGCTATCCTTAGTCACGTGGCGAACAACAcatgaccccaccacgtggacggctccagggTCTCCACATAGCCAAGAAGGACAATATACTCCAAGATGGCGACAGTGGGTCTGAACCCCcacgggaaagtgccggacccctggacGCACAGCCTAGGCCTCCGGGCGAAGTTCAAGACCTCCACAAGTACAAACCAGACCCCTAGGACGGGTCTCGGACCCTTCAGGAGGGGTCCGGGCTACTCACAGTGGGGTCCCGGGATCCTAAGGCAAAGAatgcccaggccttaatcaaggccgggCGGGGGTCCAGttctgacacgtgtccggaccataccgcgggcgctcccactccccgctcaagcggagacccgatgctgccacctgGACTGTCgctcgtgacgtaagccagcgggcggagcctgacgtaaggcctctaggccacGCTGCCTctacatttattgcggagaggacgcgccgcctgacaggcgatgtgccccctcagcatttaatgtgtcctgtccactccactggcaggcgacgtccatgccatcctgcaggcggcgtgcctgtccagtccattgacAAACAGTACGCCCATGCTGCGAGGTGGACTGTGTCCATCATCACATATACGTTGCCAGGGGAGCTTCCCCCCGCACGCCAATGGTACACAGATCACGGATGTCaaggcgcaagaagattgctccagcaacgaacattagttgctccaagtattacatccgtaatgttcctaggcccacatgtcggggcttagtacctttgtacgtgccccccttagggttgatttggtgacccgggatcccgggaggatcggggggattgagggggaaattagttcatttccctctcaatcccctccaatcctcccgggatccccttgtcaccaaatcaatccTTAGCTATAAAGGGgaggtgtgggggacagatatcccccgggtccactggaaggccaaaagacctcgcgaaaggccttgggcccaatagttcgcaaggtcattccttcgtgggcctggggagggatgtctggtgaagtggattgacacaagattggatcaacgcaagcccagacggcccaatgaATTGTAGCAGCAACCACATCAATGATCCGACCTTCCCGTATAGAGTCCTCATACATTGGAACTGAACGAAGATAGGTCGgtggaattataggaagataggctcagtcggttcactattacttaagctcacgttgttatcatatccgcatgtaacgccccacggtcgaatatataaggcctagggggcatcccctcaaaagcatatctcactacttagccatccactcagttctctaacatcctcgatactagagaacctccttgtaacccaccacacaaagtattcacgccaggacatagggtattacgcatctcaaagcggcacgaacctgtacaaaattgtccactgtctctcgtgcatctagcgcgaaccatcgagctacagtcagtaacaccgtcctactccaaaaagcacctcgaggggcaaccctgggtgcgcggtcggacccaaaacaccgacagctggcgcgccaggtagggggtgtgtcactgatccaagctagctcaatggccatcaccttccagcacaagatcgtcCTCCGTCCCGGGTCcacgttctgcttcggaaccatttcatccgtggcagatgaagagggaactctacatcgcatcacgGATCCGCCGGAGAGAAAACCTTCCTCAACAAACTCCGGAAAAGCCAGAATGAAGCAGGAAAAAGCgcgacctccagcgctccgagccAAGACTCCCTCCTGCAAACCAGGAACAGAGGGTCCATctacccggagaactccgctgtccacctcttccacagagacATGGACACAGATCACTAGGAGAAAGGAGGCGAACAAGGCCAAGGATCGtcaaactgctcttctggtacctccaccctcaaaggagaacagaaagaagctcgTCACTACAACGgttccgttctaccccgacgtcctcttcatcgaggGAAGAGTAGAATCGAATCCTGTCTCCAACGATGAACCAACCGCGccaggagaagaacctcttcagcgggaatctcgccgacgaaggaaccgacgccaaaATATTCAGCGACATCACgaagccggagagcgggacccggcgcagcctgtgtcatgagacgaggtctcagagatgggAGAGACCCCAGAAGAacgggtcttcagggaaaggaggaattcccgatgacgggatcgtcgcaagctcaagagcaggctgaGCAGGAAGCGAGACAACACCGAGAGAATCCTCTTTTCGGAtgaaacctgaaccccgacttcgcccaagccatgaacacaccgagtgaggtcggtggagtattggctcggatagccgatggcctcccccagACTCCGGACgctgagggctatcggcggctgttcactcgggcagctaatcaccttctacctctcgctcatccaCCGAGTGATCTacaacacgccatcaacagtcggcgagacgcacagagctccatcaacgcctcgcgcgaacgacgacacgagaacgagatccgacGTCGAGAAGAATATGACCGGGATCACGACATCCCTgcgcggagtcaggccaccagaactgagtcggcaacggcttcgactggtggcacgacccggggacggtcgaggcaccacgacaacaactcccctccccgggatagaCATCATCATCAACGATAGGAGGAtacatgtggagtatcggcgctcactccacgcctcagggccatccAATGCCCCCCTAACTttaaagtctccaacgtcgacaagtacgagcctaagcaggatccaggaggctggttggccgtctacaccaccaccgcccgagctgctggggcaaccaaagatgtgatgaccgcatacttgcctatcgtcctcgggcaagatgcactgcaatggcttcgacacttaccccgacactgcatcgatgactggagcgatttcagtcggcgtttcaccgccaacttccaatctctctccgacaaaccagcgcagccatgggacctcaaatccatcaagcgccgaggggatgagactctccggtcatacctaaaaagatttcagaccatgagaaatcgtattccCGAGGTCGCGGAagcggcagtgatcgaggacttctatcggggatctaatgactcagcctttgtaacaccctgaatttgggggtagaattttttcttcttttctctcaccaaattcgggcgttactctcttttctcttcccgttccgctccttcttcccaatttcaaaccagtatagtgacaggtgtccgtgtcgtgtatgaacaaaacctaagtgtcatgggtgttgcatcatgccgaaacacgtttctttgtctgatgtcgtgtgttcgtctcgttccgttttgGATTtaagttcgcgatttaattccgtttaatggtcgtgcgtgtcgtgggtttcgatccgcgatgtgacccagcccagcccagcctagcccggcccggcccaacccAGCTCGCGCGCCCCCAGCGCCCCACACCCCCCATGcacccctcctcctctccctctctcatttggatttcccacgcagcaacctctctctctctccctctcccatctctctctccccgtggtgccctagggcttggagacggcgatcaccagaatttggaccccgaggtgagctcccctcccttctcctctctctctccctctctccctctccctcctctctccccctgcgcgcgccccctcttctctcccctgcgcgcgcgcgtccctgcgcggcggcgcggcaccccgccccgcccctccccttccctgTCCGGCGCGGGCGCGGCCCCTCCCCTCCGGTCCCCGGCGGGCGcggcccctccccttccctccccggcggcgctcggcccctccccttccctccccGTCTGACGcggcccctcccctcccctccccggtggcgctcggcccctcccctccccttccccgtccggcgcggcccctgcgcgcggcctcgACCCCCCTGCGCGCGGCCGTTCAAGCCCCGTTGCGTGGCGTCCGACCCTCGGATTAGTTAGTTTCAAAATTAGTTTAATGAGTGCGTTGCgtcacgcgcttcgtcgcgcgacgattcaattCAAGTTCGTATTTATCAATGTGTTGCgtcgcgtgcttcgtcgcgcgacgattcaatttaaatttgtgtttattaatgtgctgcgtcgcgcgcttcgtcgcacgacgattcTCTTACTTTATATTCattaaagtgttgtgtcgcgtgcttcgtcgcacgacgatctattttaacttcaggttgtttaaggtgcgatgtcgcgcgtccagacgcgcgacgttccactttaaactcagctcTGTTGGCATATGTCGTCGTgcacttcgtcgcgcgatgcttaacgtctctttataattagtgcaagtgtctcgttgtgcgctctgtcgcgcggcgagtcgtttacttcttaattcaatctaaatgtcgtgtcgtacgtctcgacgtgcgaccactccctttcagtcatcttcaattgtttataataattaaatgtggaacttgactttactttatgctaaaacgtagtgtccaaattaattCCCTTCCATTGAGCAAGTAATTTAATTCATAATCATGTaatgtgatcgtttctcgactgtctttttctctttctctcttagccttaatcgcgaacccgcgtggaacgtctgtttatttactgcattctattgtatggtgtattgttcttttgtattaaatgtgtggatgtatgtatgtttgcgctcgcatagagaacgatccggttgaagagcccgaagaactcgcaggagaagcccctgagcagcagtcggttggtggagacaagtgtcccttgacctatctctgtcctacacattctttaattcacctcccgcattacacatttatacctaaggatttactagtttttgttatccgtgtccttgtttacctatttgggttggattattattgcttagtcttatgctattgctcaactctaatcaatgaacatgatgagaattatcaatgatacgctgttttcccttcgtttattatgatgttatacttgtggtcttcaagggggctcgagcgggttctcgagtgcctctccgtaaggacctgttcgttggatgatcgcccgggaaaacagtgcaaccatgagggtggagtggaacgcccttagctgaataattagaggaaccggggtgtagttcgcttagccgtcgtgccgtcaatggggctcggtgtatgcggctcgctctgccaaggttgatttgtcccttggggaggagtgcggtacatttaggaaacctaacgggtggctacagccccggggaatctttgtaaaggctacgtagtgatatcctgctgggtcaccttggtagtgatcaatggagagtcatgatctccgggcagaaagggaaatcacggcttgtgggtaaagtgcacaacctctgcagagtgttagaaaactgatatatcagccgtgctcacggttatgagcggccaagggacctccagtgattagtggtacttgatcagagatgttcggatttgcaggtggcaatgagattgatggttcttggtattgactctagtaatggtaagtggtgctctttccatttggaaaggagtacacttgggttaataacgtgggttaatcctaaaacttgactttctctactagtaataataatctgaccaactaaaagcaactgcttgacttacccccacataaagctagtccactacagccaaacaggatacttgctgagtatgttgatgtgtactcacccttgctctacacaccaaaccccccaggttgtcagcattgcaacccctgctcaggagaggatgaagccatggaaggagacttccaggagttccaagactacgacgagttctaggtgtgggttagcggcaacccctagtcggctgtctgtgaaggccacgtttatctacatttcttttc of Zea mays cultivar B73 chromosome 8, Zm-B73-REFERENCE-NAM-5.0, whole genome shotgun sequence contains these proteins:
- the LOC103635019 gene encoding isoflavone reductase homolog IRL-like, which codes for MDGCSLFLIKSLRSQIDNMESSFSSSLGNNSSRILVIGGTGMMGQHLVKASLAAGHPTAVLVRPASSSKLELLETIKASGATVIGGDIYDHESLVAAFHQVDVVISAVGHHGPHDLEDGQLRIVAAIKEAGGSVKRFVPSEYGCDVEQAARSAAVLEPARSIVLAKVRVRQAIRAAGIPHTFVCSYWAHGFVLPRLGDPHADGLPATRATVFGDDATRAIFVHEADMAAVTVRAVDDPRALDKTLYLRPPANTCSLAHLVRLWEDKTGRALDKYYMPDEELVNRIRDSPLPLNFQLAMVHATVVAGVCDQTVDAEAGGVEATELYPDVNYVTVHDYLDGLKESLTRNVNS